In Candidatus Jettenia caeni, the DNA window TGTCGTTGGTAACGCGAAGAACATCTGTATCAAACCAAAAATCTGATTTGTGATATATGAAATCATCTATGTACTGTGAAAATTGATACGATACAAGGGTTATGAGCGCAATGAGAAACATTAAGGTTAGCAAATCATGTCTTATCTCTTGCATGACAACGATCTTTGTCGTGGTAATTTCTTGGCTTTCCATCAGAATTTAGTTCCAATAACCAAATACTGTACTTCTAAGTTCATGCTATTAGGAAATTCAAAGTTTTTCATTATGGCGTTACAAAAAAATAGGTTCTTTATATTTTATAAATTCCTTCGCATTTTATGTTCCTTTTTTGGGAAAAATGAAAGATTTCATCAGTTGTTTAACCCTTGCATCTTTCAGCAATACAATATATCACACTTTTTATCCCTGTTCTTGTGTGACATGTTACGCTTTTGTGAAGGCACATTTATGTGACATAATAAATACTGACTATTTTTATTATTCGTTCATCTCCTTACCCTCTGCCATAATTTTCAATGAAATTAAAGAATTATTCTCCTCCACAACAAATTTTTATTTATTTTTTCTTTTGTATGGTATGTTTTTTGAGGCTTATAGACTAAGCCTTCGGCGACTTTTATAACAGCAGTGGTAAGGCGCGCCTTGCCACTACGTAGTTTGTTTGAATTTCCTATACATAAATATAATTATCATTACTTCTTGAAACGAAACCTCAAAAGTACAATTCGGAAAATAACTTTCCCTTTGCTTTTCATCTTCGTTTTAGAACCATGAACAAAAATAACAACCTGGAAAATAGTATTCCCCTTTGTATCGATCCGGATGGCACGCTGATTAAAACTGATATTCTGATCGAGGCCTTCCTTATCTTACTAAGACGCAACATCCTGTTCGCCTTTATTGCTCCCCTTTGGCTCTTAAAGGGAAAGTCTTACTTCGCGCAGCAGATCGCTAATCGGGTAGATCTGGATATCCATTCATTACCTTACAATAGAAAATTCATAGGCTACTTGCAGGAACAACACGAAGAAGGGCGATGCCTGATTTTGATCACAACCTTAAACGATAAGTATGCCCGTCAAATTGCCAAATACATTGGTTTTTTTGATCATGTCTTAACGAGTAATGACCATGGAAAGCTTAAGCAGTTAAAAGACAGCTTTGGGATAAAAGGATTCGATTACGCAGGCAATTTACGTAACGATTTGGAGATTTGGCAGCACGCACGACAGGTAATTCCGATTAATCCGAGATCTCACGCCAGATCCACTATTCGTCCTCCTCCGGAAAAGACAACAAGTATCAGACAGGTATTTCACAGATGGTACCGGAATATCAAGGTTTACCTGCATGCGTTGCGCATACACCAGTGGCTTAAGAATCTCCTGGTATTCGTACCTTTGATTACTGCCCATCAACTTAATAATATCCCGCTTTTCTTACAAACCACGATTGGATTTTTCGCTTTTAGTCTGTGCGCTTCCAGCGTTTACTTACTCAATGATCTGCTTGACTTATCTGTTGACCGAAAACATCCACGAAAACGATATCGGCCTTTTGCTGCGGGTACCATTCCCATTAAGCATGGCATGCTGCTAATTCCTGCACTCCTTCTGGCATCCTTTGGCATCGCGCTCTCGCTCCCAGGAAAATTTCTCGCTATACTGGGCACTTACTATGTTCTAACCCTGGCTTACTCCTTATGGCTGAAGAAGAAAATGCTCGTAGATGTACTGGCATTGACAGCGCTTTATACCCTGAGAATCCTTGCTGGTTCATCAACAGTCTTTATCGTATCATCATTCTGGCTTCTGGCCTTCTCCTTATTTATCTTCCTCAGCCTGGCAATGACCAAACGATATTCGGAATTAATTGGGTTACGGGGCCCTTTTGAGAAATTCATAAAGGGACGCAATTATCATATATCCGATTTATCTACGCTCAAGGGACTGGGAATTTCAAGTGGACACATGGCAGTGCTTGTACTTGCCTTGTATATCAATAGCGAGGATATTCGGGTGATGTACACCCATCCCACCATGATCTGGCTGTTATGTCCTCTCGTGCTCTATTGGATAAGCCGGATCTGGCTGCTTGCCGGACGAGGCAAGTTGCATGATGACCCTATAATTTTTGCCATCAAAGACCGAATCAGCAAATTAATAGCCA includes these proteins:
- a CDS encoding prenyltransferase — its product is MNKNNNLENSIPLCIDPDGTLIKTDILIEAFLILLRRNILFAFIAPLWLLKGKSYFAQQIANRVDLDIHSLPYNRKFIGYLQEQHEEGRCLILITTLNDKYARQIAKYIGFFDHVLTSNDHGKLKQLKDSFGIKGFDYAGNLRNDLEIWQHARQVIPINPRSHARSTIRPPPEKTTSIRQVFHRWYRNIKVYLHALRIHQWLKNLLVFVPLITAHQLNNIPLFLQTTIGFFAFSLCASSVYLLNDLLDLSVDRKHPRKRYRPFAAGTIPIKHGMLLIPALLLASFGIALSLPGKFLAILGTYYVLTLAYSLWLKKKMLVDVLALTALYTLRILAGSSTVFIVSSFWLLAFSLFIFLSLAMTKRYSELIGLRGPFEKFIKGRNYHISDLSTLKGLGISSGHMAVLVLALYINSEDIRVMYTHPTMIWLLCPLVLYWISRIWLLAGRGKLHDDPIIFAIKDRISKLIAIVTIVILWMAI